In Mytilus edulis chromosome 7, xbMytEdul2.2, whole genome shotgun sequence, a single genomic region encodes these proteins:
- the LOC139483258 gene encoding MAM domain-containing glycosylphosphatidylinositol anchor protein 1-like, translating to MVCYTCYTTVIQGETWSTDTGPGVAAEGTYYLYIEVSDQANGDKAILTTTEATNLQACPYCLSFKYHMLEVDIGSLEVFAGDKTSSLTSIWRKEGPQSRNPVDWDNITIDIPQSSNLGVTIVGYFGIGYKGDIGIDDILLNAGACRISYQSVTLLLPS from the exons ATGgtatgttatacatgttatacaactGTCATACAG GGTGAGACATGGTCTACAGATACTGGGCCTGGTGTAGCGGCCGAGGGGACATATTATTTATACATAGAGGTATCTGACCAGGCAAATGGAGACAAAGCTATACTAACAACAACAGAAGCTACAAACTTACAAG CATGTCCTTATTGTCTGTCTTTCAAATACCACATGTTGGAGGTTGACATAGGATCATTAGAAGTATTTGCTGGCGACAAAACATCTTCTCTGACAAGTATCTGGAGAAAAGAAGGACCACAATCCCGAAATCCTGTTGATTGGGACAATATAACTATAGATATACCACAATCTAGCAATCTTGGT GTCACCATAGTAGGGTATTTTGGAATTGGTTATAAGGGTGATATCGGCATTGATGATATTTTACTAAACGCTGGTGCATGTAGAATTAGTTATCAAAGTGTTACTTTATTATTGCCGTCATAA